One region of Cystobacter ferrugineus genomic DNA includes:
- a CDS encoding NAD(P)H-dependent flavin oxidoreductase has translation MTRSTAWSRLAALLGVEHPIIQAPMAGGATTPELVAAASNAGGLGSTGAAYLKPEDIVKHSRRVRELTDRPFAINLFVPPPPPAEVAPDRMLAVLAGYHAQLGLAPPQPPSSPMPSFEEQVDAVAESGARVFSFIFGVPPAGVLARLKAKGMVLAGTATTVREAKLLEAAGVDFIVAQGSEAGGHRGTFAAPVEKSLVGTLALVPQVADAVGLPVVASGGLMDGRGIRAARVLGAAGVQLGTAFLTCPESGIAPVYKAALREAKDDSTVLTRAFSGRPARGLANDFTEALRDSPDILPFPLQHAATTPLRGASAARGDSRFMALWAGQAAALSRGLPAAELMRALIEESERGA, from the coding sequence ATGACACGGTCCACCGCTTGGAGTCGGCTCGCCGCGTTGCTGGGCGTCGAGCACCCCATCATCCAGGCCCCCATGGCGGGGGGCGCCACCACCCCGGAGCTGGTCGCCGCCGCGTCGAACGCGGGCGGACTGGGCTCGACGGGCGCGGCCTACTTGAAGCCCGAGGACATCGTGAAGCACTCGCGGCGGGTGCGCGAGCTCACCGATCGTCCCTTCGCCATCAACCTCTTCGTCCCCCCGCCGCCGCCCGCCGAGGTCGCGCCGGACCGGATGCTGGCGGTGCTCGCGGGCTACCACGCGCAGCTCGGGCTCGCTCCGCCCCAGCCTCCCTCTTCCCCCATGCCTTCCTTCGAGGAGCAGGTGGACGCCGTCGCGGAGAGCGGCGCGCGCGTCTTCAGCTTCATCTTCGGGGTGCCGCCCGCGGGAGTGCTCGCGCGGCTGAAGGCGAAGGGGATGGTGCTCGCCGGGACGGCCACGACCGTGCGGGAGGCGAAGTTGCTGGAGGCCGCGGGCGTGGACTTCATCGTCGCGCAGGGCAGCGAGGCCGGAGGACACCGGGGCACGTTCGCGGCGCCCGTGGAGAAGTCCCTGGTGGGCACGCTGGCGCTGGTGCCGCAAGTGGCCGACGCCGTGGGGCTGCCGGTGGTCGCGAGCGGAGGTCTCATGGATGGGCGGGGCATCCGCGCCGCGAGGGTGCTCGGGGCGGCGGGCGTGCAGCTCGGCACGGCGTTCCTCACCTGCCCGGAGTCGGGCATCGCTCCCGTCTACAAGGCCGCGCTCCGGGAGGCGAAGGACGACTCGACCGTGCTCACGCGCGCCTTTTCTGGCCGCCCGGCCCGAGGGCTCGCCAATGACTTCACCGAGGCCCTGCGCGACTCGCCCGACATCCTGCCCTTCCCCCTCCAGCACGCGGCCACGACGCCGCTGCGGGGTGCCTCGGCGGCGCGAGGGGACTCCCGCTTCATGGCGCTGTGGGCGGGACAGGCCGCCGCGCTGTCGCGGGGTCTGCCCGCGGCGGAGTTGATGCGCGCGCTCATCGAGGAGTCCGAGCGCGGGGCCTGA
- a CDS encoding L-dopachrome tautomerase-related protein has translation MRTFPLVTSLLLSACALPAVSSATSSPLVVAAESDGMIWNGVALSDEGKVFVAGPRWTGSTGPALGVLDAQGQPRAYPDERWNGWQPGQDASQSFVNINAIHKGPEDSLWVIDTGSPDFGGAPLPGGAKVVRINLKNGQVVRVYPLGSDIATPTSYVDDIRLKGNRGYLTDAGRPGLIVLDLDTGAARRVLDNAAAVTAPADRPIVLEGKVLNGPDGAPLRVHADPLELSADGRWLYFASLHGPWSRIETRWLDDASLSPEAVLSHVEPWADLPPTGGTALDAHGNLYFSDLAEDAIKKRTADGRIETLVADPRLHWVDAPFLAADGWLWLPVPQMDRVPLFNGGVSRTVRPVQLLRLRVR, from the coding sequence ATGAGAACCTTTCCGCTCGTCACGAGCCTGTTGCTGAGTGCGTGTGCCCTGCCCGCTGTCTCCTCCGCGACGTCCTCTCCACTCGTCGTCGCCGCCGAGAGCGACGGGATGATCTGGAACGGCGTGGCCCTGTCCGACGAGGGCAAGGTGTTCGTCGCGGGTCCGCGCTGGACCGGCTCCACGGGGCCGGCGCTCGGCGTGCTGGACGCGCAGGGCCAGCCGCGCGCCTACCCCGATGAGCGCTGGAACGGCTGGCAGCCCGGGCAGGACGCGAGCCAGTCCTTCGTGAACATCAACGCCATCCACAAGGGCCCGGAGGACTCGCTGTGGGTCATCGACACCGGCTCGCCCGACTTTGGTGGGGCGCCCCTGCCGGGCGGGGCGAAGGTGGTGCGCATCAACCTGAAGAACGGCCAGGTGGTGCGGGTGTACCCGCTCGGCTCCGACATCGCGACGCCCACGAGTTATGTCGATGACATCCGCCTGAAGGGCAACCGGGGCTACCTGACAGACGCGGGCCGTCCGGGGCTCATCGTGCTCGACCTGGACACGGGCGCGGCGCGGCGGGTGCTGGACAACGCTGCGGCCGTCACGGCGCCCGCGGATCGGCCCATCGTGCTGGAGGGCAAGGTGCTCAACGGGCCGGATGGCGCGCCGCTCCGGGTGCACGCGGATCCGCTGGAGCTGAGCGCGGATGGCCGGTGGCTCTACTTCGCGTCCCTGCATGGGCCGTGGTCTCGCATCGAGACGCGCTGGCTGGACGATGCGAGCCTGTCACCCGAGGCCGTGCTGTCCCACGTGGAGCCGTGGGCCGACCTGCCGCCCACGGGGGGCACGGCGCTGGACGCGCATGGGAACCTGTACTTCAGCGACCTGGCCGAGGATGCGATCAAGAAGCGCACGGCGGATGGACGCATCGAGACGCTGGTCGCGGATCCCCGGCTGCACTGGGTGGACGCGCCCTTCCTCGCCGCGGACGGGTGGCTGTGGCTGCCGGTGCCGCAGATGGACCGGGTGCCCCTGTTCAACGGGGGCGTGTCGCGGACCGTGCGGCCCGTCCAGTTGCTGCGCCTGCGGGTGCGGTGA
- a CDS encoding serine/threonine-protein kinase has product MTRQVGRYQLIRKLAMGETAEVFLAKAEGPRGFEKTLALKCILPHLAREPSFMEMFLSEARLAARFTHPNIVQLLDFGEADGSYFLAMEYVDGPSLRTLLRRASARRLSLPPVVCARLISQACEALAFAHDFVDPDTGEPLGLIHRDVNPDHLLLSRQGTVKVVDFGIARASGWSHRTRGGAGPGKRAYMAPEQLRARRLDRRVDVYALGVVLHELLTFHKPSGVAFDAAPSPEVPEALHRILDRALARERHQRYPDCHALQAELEDFILAEGRTVTTQQVAQLVHRATSGTGLPAQRLSRTLAPRPSRLQPIAPPRGSASARALASTPEWRSRPGGGAEPGALTTLSEHPVAPLAVALPVYPPPPALAETLARPRPPPEAWSWTRQVLVGGLLLVAGGGLLPWKRSTARERVESSVVEFPRALEQVPRELALGVEEVAALAEPAAPPPATRERIARSVKSRRPLPAALGSLDVRAHPQAVYAVVSVDGQPSGTTPLDKALELPVGTYTVTLTSPTLAKTVTRRVEVKPGMTTPLTVSFLQEE; this is encoded by the coding sequence GTGACACGGCAGGTCGGCAGGTATCAGCTCATCCGCAAGCTCGCCATGGGGGAAACGGCCGAGGTGTTCCTCGCCAAGGCCGAGGGGCCCCGGGGCTTCGAGAAGACGTTGGCGCTCAAGTGCATCCTGCCGCACCTGGCCCGGGAGCCCTCCTTCATGGAGATGTTCCTCTCCGAGGCCCGCCTGGCCGCCCGCTTCACCCACCCGAACATCGTGCAGCTCCTCGACTTCGGCGAGGCGGATGGCTCCTACTTCCTGGCCATGGAGTACGTCGATGGGCCGAGCCTGCGCACCCTCCTCCGGCGTGCCTCGGCCCGGCGCCTGTCCCTGCCCCCCGTGGTGTGTGCCCGGCTCATCTCGCAGGCATGTGAGGCGCTGGCCTTCGCCCATGATTTCGTGGACCCGGACACGGGCGAGCCCCTGGGGCTCATCCACCGGGACGTGAACCCGGACCATCTCCTGCTGTCGCGTCAGGGCACGGTGAAGGTGGTGGACTTCGGTATCGCCCGAGCCTCCGGCTGGAGCCATCGGACCCGCGGCGGCGCCGGCCCCGGCAAGCGCGCGTACATGGCGCCCGAGCAACTGCGCGCCCGGCGCCTGGACCGGCGCGTGGATGTGTATGCGCTCGGGGTGGTGCTCCATGAGTTGCTCACGTTCCACAAGCCCTCTGGCGTGGCGTTCGACGCGGCGCCGAGCCCCGAGGTGCCCGAGGCCCTCCACCGCATCCTCGACCGGGCGCTCGCCCGGGAGCGCCACCAGCGCTACCCGGATTGTCATGCGCTCCAGGCGGAGCTGGAGGACTTCATCCTCGCGGAGGGCAGGACCGTGACGACGCAGCAGGTGGCCCAGCTCGTCCACCGGGCCACCTCGGGCACGGGCCTGCCCGCGCAGCGGCTCTCCCGGACCCTCGCGCCCCGCCCCTCGCGGCTCCAGCCCATCGCCCCACCCCGGGGGAGCGCCTCGGCGCGCGCCCTGGCCTCGACTCCCGAGTGGCGCTCCCGCCCAGGTGGGGGGGCCGAGCCGGGAGCGCTCACGACGCTGTCCGAGCACCCGGTGGCTCCCCTGGCGGTGGCCCTCCCCGTGTACCCGCCCCCGCCCGCCCTGGCGGAGACGCTCGCGCGCCCCCGCCCGCCGCCCGAGGCCTGGTCATGGACGCGGCAGGTGCTCGTCGGCGGCCTGCTGCTCGTGGCGGGTGGCGGCCTGCTGCCGTGGAAGCGGAGCACGGCCCGGGAGCGTGTGGAGTCCTCGGTGGTGGAGTTCCCGCGAGCCCTGGAGCAGGTGCCTCGGGAGCTGGCCCTGGGGGTGGAGGAAGTGGCTGCCCTTGCGGAGCCCGCCGCGCCTCCGCCCGCCACCCGTGAGCGCATCGCGCGCTCCGTCAAATCCAGACGTCCCCTCCCCGCGGCCCTGGGCAGCCTGGATGTGCGCGCGCACCCCCAGGCCGTCTATGCCGTCGTCTCCGTGGATGGGCAGCCGAGCGGAACGACGCCCCTGGACAAGGCGCTGGAGCTGCCCGTGGGCACCTATACCGTGACGCTCACCAGTCCCACCCTGGCGAAGACGGTGACGCGGCGGGTGGAGGTGAAGCCCGGCATGACGACACCCCTCACCGTCTCCTTCCTCCAGGAGGAGTGA
- a CDS encoding S8 family serine peptidase: protein MSAARLARALSIAALPGPARVVEVSRAESQNGYNKGDLAPDARGRFALVTGAGLTIHRTEHPIQGLRTVDLPSSSLQLYTWQEERAARRPESFYAYSKEGLTPVGRVRSTTYRIRLQGTQFDPLAQTALNQTRLLSADAENRLHLVQFLATPMPEFRQAIEGLGGRVLRFLSDHTYLVEMDTAVRSRVSRLPYVRWIGDYHPEYRLEPSLRDGLMRLAPSLPDRQRYSIMLGERGPERQSRLSELILKLGGQVDLVEPGGLRLEATLTQEQLFQVVRSNEVQFIDRWGGPGEVDMDIVRQTGGANYLERLENWTGQGVRGEIFDTELLTSHQEWAVPPLIHSTGTSSTTLHGTSSYSHNFARGLDPAARGLLPSGQGIFFLYSESTQFGGTRSRYTLNQELTDPNGPYRAVFQTSSVGSTQTTSYTTLSAEVDDYLFKHPILSIQSQSNTGSQYSRPQAWAKNIVSVGGVRHEDTLAREDDSWGWGASIGPAEDGRIKPDLAYFYDSVRAASGEGATLYTEFAGTSSATPQTAGHFGLLFQMWHEGVWTGYGRKADVFASRPRMATAKALMINNAWRYNWLAGGSNADLDRYKQGWGTANLERLLERAPRTSIIDETDALFPMGVRTYDARVAPGETELNVTMAYTDPMGTVGAAHARVNDLSLRVTSPAGTVYWGNHGLTAGNFSTPGGTSNTVDTVENVFIQNPTPGLWRVEVLGDEIVQDAHPETEAVDAVYALVVSGGVFPTLADPCAGACLGTP, encoded by the coding sequence ATGTCCGCCGCGCGCCTGGCCCGTGCTCTGTCCATCGCGGCCCTGCCAGGGCCCGCACGCGTCGTCGAAGTCTCCAGGGCGGAATCCCAGAACGGTTACAACAAGGGGGACCTGGCCCCGGACGCCCGAGGCCGGTTCGCATTGGTGACGGGAGCGGGGCTGACCATTCATCGCACCGAACATCCCATCCAGGGGTTACGCACGGTGGACCTTCCCAGCTCCTCGCTTCAGCTCTACACGTGGCAGGAGGAGCGAGCGGCGCGGCGTCCCGAGTCCTTCTATGCGTACAGCAAGGAGGGACTGACTCCCGTCGGACGTGTTCGCTCCACCACCTATCGGATCCGCCTCCAGGGCACGCAGTTCGACCCGCTTGCTCAAACCGCTCTGAACCAGACGCGCCTGCTGTCAGCCGATGCGGAGAACAGGCTGCACCTCGTCCAGTTCCTCGCGACGCCGATGCCCGAGTTCCGTCAGGCCATCGAGGGGCTGGGGGGCAGGGTGCTGCGCTTCCTGTCCGATCACACCTATCTGGTGGAGATGGACACAGCGGTTCGCTCGCGTGTCTCCCGGCTGCCCTATGTGCGGTGGATTGGCGACTATCATCCCGAGTATCGGCTGGAGCCCTCGTTGAGGGACGGTCTGATGCGCCTGGCGCCGTCCCTGCCAGACAGGCAGCGCTATTCCATCATGCTCGGCGAGCGCGGGCCGGAGCGGCAGTCCCGGTTGAGTGAGCTGATACTCAAGCTGGGGGGACAGGTGGACCTGGTGGAGCCCGGAGGACTGCGTCTCGAGGCCACCTTGACCCAGGAGCAGCTCTTCCAGGTCGTGCGCTCCAATGAGGTGCAGTTCATTGACCGGTGGGGCGGCCCTGGCGAGGTGGACATGGACATCGTTCGCCAGACAGGGGGTGCCAACTACCTCGAGAGACTCGAGAACTGGACCGGGCAGGGCGTGCGCGGAGAGATCTTCGACACCGAGCTGCTCACCTCTCATCAGGAGTGGGCGGTCCCCCCACTGATTCACAGCACGGGGACCTCGAGCACGACACTGCATGGCACCAGTAGCTACAGCCACAACTTCGCCCGTGGCCTGGACCCCGCCGCGCGGGGCCTGCTGCCGAGCGGACAGGGAATCTTCTTCCTCTACAGTGAGTCGACCCAGTTCGGAGGCACCAGGTCCCGCTACACCCTCAACCAGGAGCTGACGGACCCGAATGGGCCCTACCGCGCCGTCTTCCAGACCTCCAGCGTGGGCAGCACGCAGACGACCTCGTACACCACCCTCTCCGCCGAGGTGGACGACTACCTCTTCAAGCACCCCATCCTCAGCATCCAGTCGCAGAGCAACACCGGCAGCCAGTATTCGCGTCCGCAGGCGTGGGCGAAGAACATCGTCTCGGTGGGCGGTGTCCGCCATGAAGACACGCTTGCTCGCGAGGATGATTCGTGGGGCTGGGGTGCCAGCATCGGCCCGGCGGAGGATGGGCGCATCAAGCCAGACCTGGCCTATTTCTATGACTCCGTCAGGGCGGCCTCGGGGGAAGGGGCCACCCTCTACACCGAGTTCGCTGGGACCAGCTCGGCCACGCCCCAGACCGCCGGGCACTTTGGCCTCCTCTTCCAGATGTGGCACGAGGGCGTGTGGACTGGCTACGGCCGCAAGGCGGATGTCTTCGCGAGCCGGCCGCGAATGGCCACCGCCAAGGCGCTGATGATCAACAACGCCTGGCGCTACAACTGGCTGGCGGGCGGCTCCAACGCGGACCTGGACCGCTACAAGCAAGGCTGGGGCACGGCGAACCTCGAGCGTCTCCTCGAGCGCGCTCCCCGGACGAGCATCATCGACGAGACGGATGCCCTCTTCCCCATGGGGGTCAGGACGTACGACGCCCGTGTCGCCCCGGGAGAAACGGAGCTGAACGTGACGATGGCCTACACGGATCCCATGGGGACCGTGGGCGCGGCCCATGCGCGCGTCAATGATCTGTCGCTGCGGGTGACCTCTCCGGCCGGAACGGTGTACTGGGGCAACCATGGCCTCACCGCGGGCAACTTCTCCACGCCGGGAGGCACGTCCAACACCGTGGACACGGTGGAGAACGTCTTCATCCAGAACCCCACGCCTGGACTCTGGAGGGTGGAGGTGCTGGGCGACGAGATCGTCCAGGATGCCCACCCGGAAACCGAGGCGGTGGACGCGGTCTACGCCCTGGTGGTGAGCGGTGGAGTCTTCCCCACTCTCGCGGATCCGTGCGCGGGCGCCTGTTTGGGGACACCCTAG
- a CDS encoding LysR family transcriptional regulator, with the protein MRSRMPPSLVKDVQEPQWDDLKVFLAIARAGSLVGAARAIGQTQPTMGRRLQALERAVGCKLLRRTADGFVPTDEGKAVLAHAERMEEEAMAFARRLAGRDSEVEGTLRVSSSEWFANHVLAPIFARIQLQHPKLEVELITETRLLNLDRREADLVFRFRRFEEAHIVQKRLTHITYETYASRDYLERRGHPEPSTGGAGHGLITMDLAFNHLADVGWLTGRLPQARISGRSNSRDVQARMCAAGAGVAVLPRQLGDGLPGLERVDLGEPPPGRDIWVGYHRDFQRQPRLRTLLDATEAAFASGARKG; encoded by the coding sequence ATGCGTTCGCGTATGCCACCGAGCCTGGTGAAGGACGTGCAGGAGCCACAGTGGGACGACCTCAAGGTGTTCCTCGCCATCGCGAGGGCGGGCTCCCTGGTGGGCGCGGCCCGAGCCATCGGCCAGACGCAGCCCACGATGGGACGCCGGCTCCAGGCGCTGGAGCGTGCCGTGGGCTGCAAGCTGCTGCGGCGCACCGCTGACGGCTTCGTCCCGACCGACGAGGGCAAGGCGGTGCTCGCCCACGCCGAGCGCATGGAGGAAGAGGCCATGGCCTTCGCGCGGCGCCTGGCGGGGCGGGACAGCGAGGTGGAGGGGACGTTGCGCGTCTCCAGCTCGGAGTGGTTCGCCAACCACGTCCTGGCCCCCATCTTCGCCCGCATCCAGCTCCAGCACCCCAAGTTGGAGGTGGAGCTCATCACGGAGACGCGGCTGTTGAACCTCGACCGGCGCGAGGCCGACCTCGTCTTCCGCTTCCGCCGCTTCGAGGAAGCGCACATCGTGCAGAAGCGGCTCACGCACATCACCTATGAGACCTATGCCTCGCGTGACTACCTGGAGCGGCGGGGGCACCCCGAGCCGTCCACGGGCGGCGCGGGCCACGGGCTCATCACCATGGACCTGGCGTTCAACCACCTGGCGGACGTGGGCTGGCTCACGGGGCGGCTGCCCCAGGCGCGCATCTCGGGGCGCAGCAACAGCCGCGACGTGCAGGCGAGGATGTGCGCCGCGGGGGCGGGAGTCGCGGTGCTGCCCCGTCAGCTCGGGGATGGCTTGCCGGGTCTCGAGCGGGTGGACCTCGGCGAGCCGCCTCCCGGCCGGGACATCTGGGTGGGCTATCACCGGGACTTCCAGCGCCAGCCCCGGCTGCGCACCCTGCTCGACGCCACCGAGGCCGCCTTCGCGTCAGGAGCCAGGAAGGGCTGA